Below is a window of Deltaproteobacteria bacterium DNA.
TAGAAATACCAGAGCGACTATGCAATGCTCCCACAGAACTGATGCGCGAAATGGGCCACTCTGTTGGCTACAAGTATCCCCATGACTATCCGGAAGGATTTGTAGCGGAGAGATATTTGCCTAAGGAGATAGGGGACTTGCGCGTCTATGAGCCGACGGACAGGGGTTTGGATGTGAAGATTAAAGAGAGACTGTCTCACTACCGACAACTAATAGAGGCAGTTAAGAGGCGTTAAGGGATTTATCTAGGAAGAACATTGTGGCCCAGATCGCGCGGACACTAAAAAACTTATTAGTTGCTAATCGAGGTGAAATAGCCATTCGCGTAATGCGAGCGGCTACTGAGTTAAAAATGCGAACGCTAGCGGTCTATACCTATGAGGATCGCTATTCGCTGCATCGCTATAAAGCAGATGAGGCCTATCTCATAGGGGCAGAAACCGAACCGCTTAAACCATATCTCGATATCGAGGAGATTGTCGAACTAGCTAAACGAAAAAACGTAGATGCAATACATCCAGGTTATGGATTTTTGTCTGAGAATGCGAGTTTTGCCAGAGCTTGTCGCGATGCTGGCATAGAGTTTATTGGCCCCAGCGCCGAGGTTTTGGAGAAATTGGGTGACAAGATTGGGGCAAAGCGCATTGCTAGGAAATTGGGGATTCCTGTTATTGAGGATAGCCAAGCGGTAAAGACAATAGAGGAGGCTATAGAAGAGGCGAAGAGAATTTCGTATCCACTAATCATTAAGGCTGCCGGTGGTGGGGGAGGTAGGGGGATGCGAGTTGTTAGAAAGGAACGCGAGTTAAGTGCATTATACAAAGAAGCCCGTGCGGAGTCGCTTAGGGCTTTTAATAACGACACTGTGTTTTTGGAAAAGTATATCGAAAACCCAAAACACCTCGAGGTGCAAATAATTGGCGATAAGCATGGCAGGTTGCTGCACTTCCATGAGCGCGATTGCTCGGTTCAGAGGCGCTTTCAAAAAGTAGTGGAGATCGCTCCTTGTCCATCCATTGGTCAGGAGACAAGGGAAGAATTATTTAGATATGCCTTAGAAATTGGAAAGGAGGTGGGGTACTTTAGCGTTGGGACTGTTGAGTTTCTCCTGGAATCGAGTGGAAAAATTTATTTTATTGAGGTCAATCCTCGCATTCAGGTTGAACACACCGTTACGGAGGAGGTGACGGGAATAGATTTGGTGCGCGCCCAGATTTTAGTTTCCCTTGGCCATTCTCTAGACTCGGAATGCATTGCGCTTGGTTCTCAAAAGGACATCCCATGTAATGGCTATGCTATTCAGTGCCGAATAACTACAGAGGATCCCGAAAACGATTTTAAGCCAGATTATGGGCGAATTAGCGCCTATCGGAGCCCTGGGGGATTTGGCATTAGGTTGGATGCTGGGAGTGCTTACGCTGGGGCAAAGATTTCTCCTTTTTTTGATTCTCTTTTGGTTAAAGTTACATCTTCTGGCAGGACGCTTGCGGGAGCTGCTGACAGATTGCACCGAGCGTTAGAGGAATTTCGCATTAGGGGTTTGCGAACTAACATTGATTTTTTGGAAAACGTTTTAAATCACTCAACTTTTCGCGATGGCAAGGCTACGGTAAATTTTATTGATGACTGGCCGGAATTATTTCGCAGGCGCAAGCGTCGGGATCGCGCTAGCAAAGTGCTTAACTATTTAGCGGATGTTGCAGTTAATGGAAATGCAGACATTAAGAACCCAGACAGTAACAGGAAATTCCGTGAGCCATCGGTTCCAAAATATAACCGCTTTGGCGACTTTCCTGAAGGGAGTAGGCATAAGTTGTTAACTTTGGGACGAAATAATTTTCTAAGTTGGTTATCTAATGAAAAGGCCATACAGTATACAGATACGACTTTTCGCGATGCGCATCAGTCGCTTTTGGCAACGCGGCTTAGAACAATTGACATGATTCGCGTGGCTGAAAGTTTGGCAAAAAATAATCCCAATATTTTTTCTATGGAGGTTTGGGGCGGAGCTACTTTCGACGTAGCTCTGCGCTTTTTGCACGAGTGCCCTTGGGAACGCTTACGGTTATTCAGAGAGGCAATGCCAAACATCTTGTTGCAGATGTTGTTGCGCGGTTCAAATGCAGTAGGGTATTCAGCTTATCCCGATAATCTTATCGGAGAGTTCATCCGACAATCTGCCAAGTGCGGGGTCGATATTTTTAGGATATTTGATTCCATGAATTGGCTAGATGCAATGCTATATAGCATTCGCGTTGTTAGAGAGGAAACCAATTCTATTGCCGAAGTCTGTATGTGCTACACGGGAGATATTTTAAATCCTGCGAGAAGAAAATTCGATTTGCAGTATTATTTAGATTTCGCAAGACGGCTCGAAGATGCTGGCGCTCACATTTTGGCTATCAAGGACATGGCTGGACTTCTAAAGCCACAGGCGGCTACTCTCTTAATTGAGGAGCTAAAAAAGGTTGTTCAGATACCAATTCACCTTCATACGCATGATACGTCATCAGTGCAGGCGGCCACTTATTTAATGGCTGTAGAAGCTGGGGTGGATATATTAGATGTAGCCCTTTCGTCGATGTCTGGGCTTACCTCTCAGCCTAGTTTTGAGGCCATTGCGTCGATGTTTAGAGGTCATCCCCGAGAGAATCCCATGGATATTTCTTCTTTGAATAAGTATTCTGCTTATTTTGAGGCTGTGCGCGAATACTACTATCCGTT
It encodes the following:
- a CDS encoding pyruvate carboxylase, whose amino-acid sequence is MAQIARTLKNLLVANRGEIAIRVMRAATELKMRTLAVYTYEDRYSLHRYKADEAYLIGAETEPLKPYLDIEEIVELAKRKNVDAIHPGYGFLSENASFARACRDAGIEFIGPSAEVLEKLGDKIGAKRIARKLGIPVIEDSQAVKTIEEAIEEAKRISYPLIIKAAGGGGGRGMRVVRKERELSALYKEARAESLRAFNNDTVFLEKYIENPKHLEVQIIGDKHGRLLHFHERDCSVQRRFQKVVEIAPCPSIGQETREELFRYALEIGKEVGYFSVGTVEFLLESSGKIYFIEVNPRIQVEHTVTEEVTGIDLVRAQILVSLGHSLDSECIALGSQKDIPCNGYAIQCRITTEDPENDFKPDYGRISAYRSPGGFGIRLDAGSAYAGAKISPFFDSLLVKVTSSGRTLAGAADRLHRALEEFRIRGLRTNIDFLENVLNHSTFRDGKATVNFIDDWPELFRRRKRRDRASKVLNYLADVAVNGNADIKNPDSNRKFREPSVPKYNRFGDFPEGSRHKLLTLGRNNFLSWLSNEKAIQYTDTTFRDAHQSLLATRLRTIDMIRVAESLAKNNPNIFSMEVWGGATFDVALRFLHECPWERLRLFREAMPNILLQMLLRGSNAVGYSAYPDNLIGEFIRQSAKCGVDIFRIFDSMNWLDAMLYSIRVVREETNSIAEVCMCYTGDILNPARRKFDLQYYLDFARRLEDAGAHILAIKDMAGLLKPQAATLLIEELKKVVQIPIHLHTHDTSSVQAATYLMAVEAGVDILDVALSSMSGLTSQPSFEAIASMFRGHPRENPMDISSLNKYSAYFEAVREYYYPFECELKAGTAEIYEHEIPGGQYSNLRPQARALGLEDRFENIKQNYQAVNQLLGDVIKVTPTSKVVGDLALFMTANDLTADGIMQRGSELSFPESLKSYFRGDLGQPYGGFPSRLQEMVLKGEKPYTSRPNEHLAPVDFAEEFKKFIEEFGSDNSFLDFLSYKMYPRVFASYSSFRKIYGDVSKIPTQAFFYGLRTNEEILVTIDEGKTLIIQLVYISEPDEAGIRHVSFKLNGQSRAVEVRDTKVKSTKIAHRKAQGNDEIASPLQGKLSAVLVKVGEELSADSPLFVIEAMKMETIVTATHAGVIREIFLKAGEMVETGDAILELRGS